One Peromyscus leucopus breed LL Stock chromosome 4, UCI_PerLeu_2.1, whole genome shotgun sequence genomic region harbors:
- the Ier5l gene encoding LOW QUALITY PROTEIN: immediate early response gene 5-like protein (The sequence of the model RefSeq protein was modified relative to this genomic sequence to represent the inferred CDS: inserted 2 bases in 2 codons), which produces MECALDAQSLISISLRKIHSSRTQRGGIKLHKNLLVSYVLRNARQLYLSERYAELYRRQQQQQQQQQQPPHHQHQHQHLAYAAPGMPANAADFGPLQLGGGGDAEAREPVARHQLHQLHQLHQLHLQQQLHQHQHPAPRSCAAAAAVAGAPAGCAGALSELPXCAALQPPHGAXHRGQHLEPLQPGPAPLPPPAPAALCPRDPRVPAACSAPSAPPGAAPPTVAASSPPASPAPSSSPGFYRGAYPATSDFGVHCSSQTTVLDLDTHVVTTVENGYLHQDCCASAHCPCCGQGAPGPGLASAAGCKRKYYPGQEEEDDDEEDAGDLGAEPPGGAPFAPCKRARFEDFCPDSSPDASNISNLISIFGSGFSGLVSRQPDSSEQPPPLNGQLCAKQALASLGAWTRAIVAF; this is translated from the exons ATGGAGTGCGCCCTGGACGCCCAGAGCCTGATCAGCATCTCCCTGCGCAAGATCCACAGCTCCCGAACCCAGCGCGGCGGCATCAAGCTGCACAAGAACCTCCTAGTGTCCTACGTGCTCCGCAACGCGCGCCAGCTCTACCTGAGCGAGCGGTACGCCGAGCTCTACCggcgccagcagcagcagcagcagcagcaacagcagccgccccaccaccagcaccagcaccagcacctcGCATACGCGGCTCCGGGAATGCCGGCCAACGCGGCCGACTTCGGCCCGCTCCAACTTGGCGGCGGCGGGGACGCGGAGGCGCGCGAGCCGGTCGCCCGGCACCAGCTGCACCAGCTCCACCAGCTCCACCAGCTGCACCTCCAGCAGCAGctgcaccagcaccagcacccgGCGCCCAGGAGctgcgcggcggcggcggcggtggccggGGCGCCCGCGGGCTGCGCGGGGGCGCTCTCGGAGCTGC GGTGCGCCGCGCTCCAGCCGCCGCACGGCG CCCACCGCGGGCAGCACTTGGAGCCGCTGCAGCCCGGTCctgcgccgctgccgccgcccgcGCCCGCCGCGCTCTGCCCGCGGGACCCTCGCGTCCCAGCCGCCTGCTCTGCGCCCTCAGCGCCCCCGGGGGCTGCCCCACCGACCGTCGCCGCTTCCTCTCCgcccgcctctccagccccttcctcgtCCCCTGGCTTCTACCGGGGCGCGTACCCGGCCACCTCGGACTTCGGTGTGCACTGCAGCAGCCAGACCACCGTGCTGGACCTGGACACTCACGTGGTGACCACGGTGGAAAACGGCTACTTGCACCAGGACTGCTGCGCCTCCGCCCACTGCCCCTGCTGTGGCCAGGGCGCTCCGGGACCCGGCCTGGCGTCCGCCGCTGGTTGCAAGCGCAAGTATTACCCTGGCCAGGAGGAAGAGGACGACGACGAGGAGGACGCGGGTGACCTGGGAGCCGAGCCCCCCGGGGGCGCCCCGTTCGCCCCCTGTAAGCGCGCCCGCTTCGAGGACTTCTGCCCGGACTCGTCCCCGGACGCGTCCAACATCTCAAACTTGATCTCCATCTTTGGCTCGGGCTTCTCGGGGCTGGTGAGCCGACAGCCGGACTCCTCGGAGCAGCCGCCGCCGCTCAACGGGCAGCTGTGCGCCAAGCAGGCGCTCGCCAGCCTCGGCGCCTGGACTCGAGCCATTGTCGCCTTCTAG